GTAATCATGATGATGGGCATGTCGCGGGTGCGCTCGCCGGCGCGGAGCTCGCGGCACACGTCCAGCCCGTTCATCCCCGGGAGGTTCAGATCGAGCAGCACCACGTCGGGCAGCGTGGTCTGGGCCTTGCGCAGCCCCTCCAGCCCGTCGCCCGATACCGTGACCTCGAACCCTTCCTTGTTGAAGTACCAGGTGAGCGACTGGGTGAGTCCGCGCTCGTCTTCGATAATCAGAATCCGCGGTTGCGCCATCGGGGTTCCCTCGTGCGTGGCGGACGGCCCGCCCTGGAGCGTGGGGGCTGTTCCGGGACGCGGGAAGGCAGGGGTCGCGATCACGATGTTGGTTCCGTGGGTGCGTAAAGCGGGTCCGACATCTACCGCTAGTTTACCCGGAAAACGGACGTTGGGTGCGGAGGAGTTGTAGTTACGGACCGTGAAGAATGAGTAAAGGAAGGGTGAAGTGCTGCTGAGAACTGTCTATTCGTATGACAGGAACTGAAAAGCCCGCCCGGACCGTCCGGGCGGGCGCGATCGGTCGCGGAAACCCGTGCGACCGGTCAGTCGTTGGCGCTCACCTCGCCGCCGTTGCGTGTCACCAAAGCGAGTAGCGCGGTCGCGGGGGCACTGTCGCGCACCATGCGGACGCTCCCGTCGGCCATGCACACGTTCGCGCCGCCGGTGTGGAAACTGTAGAAGAGGAAGCCCCACTCGTTCGAGCTGTTGATCTTCATCGCCAGCCCCGTGTTCGGGCCGGCGGCCGAGTTACCGTTGTTGCACCACTCGAGCCGCTGGCCGATTTCGTAAGGGTTGTCGTTCGTCGCCCACGCGCCGCCGCGGGCGCGCGCACAAGACGCGGCGTTCTTGTCCGTTTGTGCCTTGGCGACGAGTTTGCCCGAGCGGTACACGTCCTCGCGCCCGGCGCACTCGGCGAACAGGACGGTGTTCGAGGTGCCGTCGCCGATCGTCGTGATCCGCGTGGTGCCCTCCACGATGTCACGCAGCACGCCGCGCCCGTCGCTCGCGGTTAGCCCGAGTTCGGAGTACAGGGCGGCGCTGGCCCCCTCGACGGCGAAGTAGTCCGTCGTCGAGCCGATTTTGCTCTGAACGGCGGCGGATTCGAGCTTGTTCTGGAGGCGCGGTTGGTTCGGCGTGGCCGGGCAGTTGAACACCTTGAAGAACGTCTGGGCCGTGGTGCCGTTGGGAATGGTAACACCAACGTTCGGGGCGGCCTCCCCCGTGGTGCGCCACCAGTTCTCGTTCAGGTTGTAGTACGCGCCGGACACAGCGTTCGCCTGTTCGAGGTGCGGGAGCAGGTCGGGTGCCCAGCTCCGTTGCGGGAGCGTCGTCCGCTTCGACGCGGGGAAATAGCCGTAGGCGCTCTCGTAACTGTGCGCGGACAGGCCGATTTGCTTGAGGTTGTTCTGGCAGCTCATGCGAGCGGCGGCTTCGCGCACTTTCTGGACGGCGGGGAGCAAAAGCCCAATGAGGATCGCAATGATCGCGATCACGACTAGCAACTCGATCAGCGTGAATCCGCGGCGGGCACGCGGTACCGGGTGCGGCAAATAGCAGCGGGGCATGGCGAGAATCGGTCCTTTCTGGATTGGAGGCTTGGCAGTTCTAACCTTAGCAACCCCGGTGCCGCACCGAAACCGACCGTTTTTCGGGGATTCCGGTCGTGCGGCGTAGAGCGGTGAGCGCAGAATGGCCACTGGTGGACATGGCGTGCCCGCGCCGGTGTTCGGTTGAATTGCGATTCGGGCGGGGTAAGATGAACGGATACACAGGATGGAGACCGCGATGGTTCAGCGGAAGTACCTCTTTCCCGGCGTGATCGAGTTGAATCTCCAGGCGGGCCAGTCGTTCGGGGTGAACCTCTACCTCATCGACGGCGGCACCGAATGGGCGCTCATCGACGTCGGGCTGGACGATACGCTCGGCGAGGTGATCGAGCTGATCCGCAAGCTCGATTTCCCGCTCTCGAAGTGCAAGATGCTCATCGCCACGCACGCGGACGCGGACCACGTGCAGGCGCTCGCCGCGGCGCGCGACCGGCTGAAGGCGAAGACCGGCGCGCACCCGCGCGCCGCGGTCGCGCTCGAGGCCGGCGACACCGTGCAGACGTTCGCGCGGATCACGGCGCAGAACATCGACATGCCGATGCCGCCGTGCAAGATCGACGTGAAGTTGACCGAGGGCGACGAGATCAAGGTCGGTAAACTGAAACTGAAGGTCTGGCACACGCCCGGGCACACGCCCGGGCAGCTCAGTTTCAGGCTCGGGAACCTGCTGTTCAGTGGGGACAATATCTACAAGGACGGCTGCGTGGGCGCGATCGACGCCCACCACGGCTCGCACTTACCGAGCTTCATTTCGTCGCTCGCGCGCATCCGCGACGATGACGCGGAGTTCCTCCTTCCCAGTCACGGCCCGGTATTTCGCAAAGACCCCGCGATTCTCCAAAATGCCATCGACCGGCTGACGAAGTATCAGCACATGGCCGACTTCGGCACCTGCACCGTTTCGTGGCCGCTCGAGGAAGAGTGGAAGCGGGACATCCTCGCGGGGAAGATGCCGGAGCTGTGAGCCGTCGGCTTCATTTCCGGGGGCGTCATGATTCGCTGGGCGATCAAACACTCGTTGTACGTGGCCGCGCTGGGGTTCGGTGGGATGGTCGCCTGGGCGGTCTCCCGCCCCACTGTCGAGGGCTCCGGTAACTCGGTCACCGAAGAGCGCTCGATCGGTCCCGTATCCGAGGTCACGCTCTCGGGCGTCGGCGACGTGGTCATCAAACAGGGCGACGTGGCCTCGCTGCGGGTCACCGCGGACGACAACATTTTGCCGCTGCTCGTGTCCGAGTCGAACGGTAACAAGCTCCGCCTCTCGACGCGCTCCTCTTCGATGCGCCCCAAGACGAAGATCGCGTATGTGGTTACGGTCCCGCAACTGGATGCGCTCACTGTTTCCGGTGCGGGGAACGTGACGGTCGAGAAACTGACCGGCGACGACCTGAAGGTGAAGCTCTCCGGGGCCGGTACCGCGACGCTCCGCGAAGTGACTTACAAGGAACTCGCGCTCGATCTGAGTGGCGCCGGGAAAGCGACCGCGACCGGCACCGCGACGCGGACCACGTTCAAACTCTCCGGGGCGGGCAAGATCGACGCCACAGGGTTGCAGGCCGTGTCCGCCGACGTGCGCGTCTCCGGTGCGGGACACGCCAATGTGTGGGCGGCACGCGAACTGAAGGCCAACGTTTCGGGCGCGGGTGGAGTCAAGTACAAGGGCACCCCGCAGCTCGAACAGAAGGTGAGCGGGGCCGGGAGCGTCCGCCCCCTGGAATAACGGGCACTGCGGGCACTTCAACGAACAGGGGGCAACTGCCCCCTGTTCGCGTTTTCGTACTCTATCACGAGGGGCACGCGCCGCGCTCGCCAACACGTGAGGTTCGCCATGAAGATGGGCTTGGTCGGGTTCGCGGGGACCGGCAAGAGCACGGTATTCGAGTGGCTGACCGGCGAGAAACCGGACCCGTCGAAGGTGCAGCAGGGGCAGACGGCGATGGCCGACGTCCCCGACGAGCGGCTCGCCAAAATCGCGTCGGTTCTCAAACCGAAGAAGACCACCTATACGAAGGTCGCGGTGCTCGACACGCCGGGCCTGATGATCGGCGAGCAGAAGGACAACGCGCGCCGGCTCGGGGTCATCCGCGAAGCGAACGGCATAGTCATCGTGCTCGACGGGTTCTCGCGCACTGATTTCGCGGACCAGCTCAAAAAGTTCCGCGAGGAACTGCTGTTCGCGGACCTCGAAGTGGTGTCGAACCGCGTGCCGAAGGTCGTGGCGGGATTGAAGAAGGCCAAGCCCGCAAAGGAACGCGAAGCGGACGAGGCCGAACTCGCCCTCCTCCAGCGGGTCGTCGCCGCGTTCGAGGCCGGAACGCCCGCGTCGGCGATCGGGCTCACCGCGGACGAAGACAAGGCGCTGCGCAGTTTCCAGTTGCTCACACTCAAGCCCGAAATCGCGTTCGTGAACCGCGGCGACAGCGGGTTCAACGATCCGCTGCCCGCGGACCTGTTGGCACTCGAACCGCACACGGTGCAAGCCCCGGTGAAGTTGGAGAACGAGCTCCTCGCGCTCGGCGACGAGGACCGGGCGACGTTCATGGCCGACTTAGGTGTAACGGAATTTCGCCGCGGTACGACCATTCGCGTGATGTTCTACGGCGTGGGTCGCGAGGCGTTCTTCACGGTGGGCGAGGACGAGTGCCGCACGTGGTCGATCCCGAAGGGGTGCGAAGCGGTGGAAGCCGCGGGGTGCATTCACAAAGACCTGAGTGAGAAATTCGTTCGCGTGAACGTGATCGGGTACGACGACTTCGTCGCGTGCCACTACTCGGAAAAAGAAGCCAAGACGAAGGGCCTGAACCGCACCGAGGGCAAGACCTACGTCGTGAAGGACGCCGATATCCTGCACATCCTTGCGAGTAGCTGAGTTGGGTGTCGGGCCGGGGATCGCGGCTCAATCGCTGTAAATTCCCGTACCCCTACCGCGAAGCGCGCTGGTCTTCTCCCGCAAGAGAAGAGGGTTAAAAACTCGATGCGGCTCGTGGTTGGAATTGGTTGAAGGAAGTGCCCGAACCAGTCATTCGGCGCCCCGCCTTTGTGGGCGGGGCGCCAGCGATCAACTACTCCGCCCGGGCCTTCTTGAGCTTCTCGCTCACCTTGCGCCGGCGCTCGCCGTCGCGCTTCGACAGGTCCTCGTGCTTGAGCGCCTTCTCCCACGCGGCGACGGCCTCCTTCTTCTGGCCCAGCGCCAGGTGGCAGTCCGCGAGGTGGTCCCAGATTTCCAGGTGACTGCCGTCCTCGTCGTCGGCCGCGGCCTCCTTCAACGGCACCAGCGCCTCCGTGTACTTCTTCTGCTTGAACAGCACCCAGCCGAGGCTGTCGAGGTACGCGGCGTTCGGCTTCACCTCGTCCAGTTTTCCGTCCTTCTTGAGCTTCTCTTTTTCCTTCTTGTCGAGATCGATGGCGTCCTTGATGAGCTTCTCGGACTCCTCAAAGTTCAGGTCGTTGTCGGCCCAGATGAACCCGAGGTCGTTCTTGTATGTGGCGTTGTCCGGGTTCCGCTTGATGAGCGTCTGGAGGTTCTTCGCGGCCTTCTCGACGTCCTTGTTGTCGACGTACAGCCCGGTGAGGATGTACCGCGTGCGGTCCTTGAACCGGTCCTTCACGTCGGCCTTCAGCACCTTGTTCGCGTCGATCTTGTCGAGCGACTCGGTGTACGTCTCGATCGCGGCCGGCAGTTTGCCCTGCTCGCGGAGCACCCAGCCCTTGAGCTGCAAGAAGTACCAGCCCCCCTTGTCGGCCTCGATGAGCAGGTCGGCGAGCCGCAGCGCGTCGTCGAACTTCCCCTCCTTGGCCGTCGATTGCGCGAGCCGCTCGAGGATAAACGGCTTGGCCTGCTCGTACTCGTCCGGTCCCATGTCGTCGACGAACTTTTGGCACGTCTCCGTCACGAGCGCGTACTTCTTGTTGTCCCAGTACATGTCGATCAGGCCCTCGTAGGCCTGGACCATCTTGCTGCCGCTCTTGAGCTTCGTCGCGGAATCCACGAGGTACTCGTAGAACGGTTCGGCGATGTCGAATTGTTTGTTGAAGTGCGCGAGCCGGGCGACCATGATCGCGCCGTTGAAGTTGAAGGGGTTCTCTTTCCCCTTCGCCTCTTTCAGCATCTTGCCGGCCTCGGTCACGAGCTTCTTCGCCTTGTCCTTGTCCTTGGCCAGCGCGACCAGTTTGTCCTTCTGCGCGTCCTCGCCGGTGACGGAGTTGAGCTTGAGTAGCTCCTCGCGCAGCGGGTTCTTGTCCTTCTTCTCTTCGTCCCCGCGCGCCTGCGAACCGATCAGGCCCGCGAACCCGACCGCGGCGATGACCAGAACTGCCCGTCGCACTCCCGCCGTAACCATGGCGCTCCTCCAAAGGAAGATGGCGAAATTCTACCCTTGGTGACGATTCTACCGACGCCCCGTAACCGGTGCCATGCCGCTTTAGCCGCCGGCCCCGCCGCGATTCACTTGCTCTTTTTTCACCTCTCGGTCCGCGAACGTACAATCACGTCCGCCGCGCGCGCCGGACGGTCCGGGCGCGCGGCGAACCTGGATGGCGAGGAATCCGGATGAAAACGTTCGTACTGGTGGCGGGCCTGGCCGCGTGCTTCTTACAGCCCGCGCGGGCGGCCGACGACAAAATCGACCTGGCCGGCAAGTACACGCTGGTGGCCGGCAAGAAGAACGGCGCGGACGCGGACGAAACCGCAAAGAAGGCGGAGTACACCGCGACCGGGGACACGTTCACCATCAAGGGTGGCGAGGTCAAATTCGTGATGAAGTACAAACTCGACGCGACCGCGACACCGGCCGCGATCGACATGGAGATCCTCGAAGGCCCGGACGGGACGAAGGGGGCCAAAGCGCTCGGTATCGTCGAACTCAAGGACGGCACGCTCAAGCTCGCTTACTCGGTCGAGAAGGACAAGCGCCCGAAGGACTTCGACGGCAAAACCGGCTAC
The Gemmata palustris DNA segment above includes these coding regions:
- a CDS encoding tetratricopeptide repeat protein gives rise to the protein MVTAGVRRAVLVIAAVGFAGLIGSQARGDEEKKDKNPLREELLKLNSVTGEDAQKDKLVALAKDKDKAKKLVTEAGKMLKEAKGKENPFNFNGAIMVARLAHFNKQFDIAEPFYEYLVDSATKLKSGSKMVQAYEGLIDMYWDNKKYALVTETCQKFVDDMGPDEYEQAKPFILERLAQSTAKEGKFDDALRLADLLIEADKGGWYFLQLKGWVLREQGKLPAAIETYTESLDKIDANKVLKADVKDRFKDRTRYILTGLYVDNKDVEKAAKNLQTLIKRNPDNATYKNDLGFIWADNDLNFEESEKLIKDAIDLDKKEKEKLKKDGKLDEVKPNAAYLDSLGWVLFKQKKYTEALVPLKEAAADDEDGSHLEIWDHLADCHLALGQKKEAVAAWEKALKHEDLSKRDGERRRKVSEKLKKARAE
- a CDS encoding MBL fold metallo-hydrolase, whose translation is MVQRKYLFPGVIELNLQAGQSFGVNLYLIDGGTEWALIDVGLDDTLGEVIELIRKLDFPLSKCKMLIATHADADHVQALAAARDRLKAKTGAHPRAAVALEAGDTVQTFARITAQNIDMPMPPCKIDVKLTEGDEIKVGKLKLKVWHTPGHTPGQLSFRLGNLLFSGDNIYKDGCVGAIDAHHGSHLPSFISSLARIRDDDAEFLLPSHGPVFRKDPAILQNAIDRLTKYQHMADFGTCTVSWPLEEEWKRDILAGKMPEL
- a CDS encoding TIGR03067 domain-containing protein, with the protein product MKTFVLVAGLAACFLQPARAADDKIDLAGKYTLVAGKKNGADADETAKKAEYTATGDTFTIKGGEVKFVMKYKLDATATPAAIDMEILEGPDGTKGAKALGIVELKDGTLKLAYSVEKDKRPKDFDGKTGYYFELKKEKAK
- a CDS encoding head GIN domain-containing protein, yielding MIRWAIKHSLYVAALGFGGMVAWAVSRPTVEGSGNSVTEERSIGPVSEVTLSGVGDVVIKQGDVASLRVTADDNILPLLVSESNGNKLRLSTRSSSMRPKTKIAYVVTVPQLDALTVSGAGNVTVEKLTGDDLKVKLSGAGTATLREVTYKELALDLSGAGKATATGTATRTTFKLSGAGKIDATGLQAVSADVRVSGAGHANVWAARELKANVSGAGGVKYKGTPQLEQKVSGAGSVRPLE
- a CDS encoding DUF933 domain-containing protein, which codes for MKMGLVGFAGTGKSTVFEWLTGEKPDPSKVQQGQTAMADVPDERLAKIASVLKPKKTTYTKVAVLDTPGLMIGEQKDNARRLGVIREANGIVIVLDGFSRTDFADQLKKFREELLFADLEVVSNRVPKVVAGLKKAKPAKEREADEAELALLQRVVAAFEAGTPASAIGLTADEDKALRSFQLLTLKPEIAFVNRGDSGFNDPLPADLLALEPHTVQAPVKLENELLALGDEDRATFMADLGVTEFRRGTTIRVMFYGVGREAFFTVGEDECRTWSIPKGCEAVEAAGCIHKDLSEKFVRVNVIGYDDFVACHYSEKEAKTKGLNRTEGKTYVVKDADILHILASS
- a CDS encoding DUF1559 domain-containing protein — encoded protein: MPRCYLPHPVPRARRGFTLIELLVVIAIIAILIGLLLPAVQKVREAAARMSCQNNLKQIGLSAHSYESAYGYFPASKRTTLPQRSWAPDLLPHLEQANAVSGAYYNLNENWWRTTGEAAPNVGVTIPNGTTAQTFFKVFNCPATPNQPRLQNKLESAAVQSKIGSTTDYFAVEGASAALYSELGLTASDGRGVLRDIVEGTTRITTIGDGTSNTVLFAECAGREDVYRSGKLVAKAQTDKNAASCARARGGAWATNDNPYEIGQRLEWCNNGNSAAGPNTGLAMKINSSNEWGFLFYSFHTGGANVCMADGSVRMVRDSAPATALLALVTRNGGEVSAND